The Hyphomicrobiales bacterium genome has a window encoding:
- a CDS encoding LysR family transcriptional regulator, translated as MQSPENPLDAQLLRVFCILLAERSVTRTAARLNLSQPAASLALKRLREIFGDQLLVRGRDGMVPTERAIALQQTAAKALEELDNLLVDPNRVDPASSHQSFTIALPDYVAPAYLAGAVREFRQRAPHARLTLRSLGADFDFEGALAAGTVDIVIGNWPSPPAYLRTSTLFEDDVVCLVDRDHPFTREPLSRTDFLAANHIAPTPYSIAHRGVVETHLTKMRISRERRLVISYFAMAPYMLVGTDLVFTTSRHFARYFTTILPLAIVEPPLEFPRMRFYQLWHDRTQHSPIHHWLRQVLTRNRLPGEAPG; from the coding sequence ATGCAGTCTCCGGAGAATCCCCTCGACGCACAGCTTCTGCGGGTCTTCTGCATCCTCCTGGCGGAGCGAAGCGTCACCCGGACGGCGGCGCGGCTGAACCTGTCCCAGCCCGCCGCGAGCCTCGCCCTCAAGCGCCTGCGCGAGATCTTCGGCGATCAGCTGCTCGTGCGCGGCCGCGACGGCATGGTCCCGACGGAACGGGCGATCGCCTTGCAGCAGACCGCCGCCAAAGCGCTGGAGGAGCTCGACAATCTGCTGGTCGACCCGAACCGGGTGGACCCGGCGTCGAGCCATCAGAGCTTCACCATCGCCCTGCCCGACTATGTCGCGCCGGCCTATCTCGCGGGAGCCGTGCGCGAGTTCCGCCAGCGCGCGCCGCATGCGCGGCTCACCCTGCGCTCGCTCGGCGCCGATTTCGACTTCGAAGGCGCGCTGGCGGCCGGGACCGTCGACATCGTCATCGGAAACTGGCCATCGCCACCGGCCTATCTGCGCACTTCGACGCTGTTCGAGGACGATGTCGTCTGCCTCGTCGACCGGGACCATCCCTTCACGCGGGAGCCTCTGTCGCGGACGGACTTCCTGGCAGCCAACCACATCGCCCCGACGCCTTATTCCATCGCCCATCGCGGCGTGGTCGAAACCCATCTGACGAAGATGCGGATCAGCCGCGAAAGGCGCCTGGTGATCTCCTATTTCGCGATGGCGCCCTACATGCTCGTCGGGACCGATCTGGTCTTCACCACCAGCCGGCATTTCGCGCGCTATTTCACCACCATCCTGCCGCTGGCGATCGTCGAGCCGCCGCTGGAGTTCCCGCGCATGCGGTTCTACCAGCTCTGGCACGACCGCACCCAGCACTCGCCGATCCACCACTGGCTGCGCCAGGTCCTGACCCGCAATCGCCTTCCGGGCGAGGCGCCGGGCTAG
- the ttuB gene encoding putative tartrate transporter (Evidence 3 : Putative function from multiple computational evidences), translating into MSTAVTHGADISEGRSSQQLDAAFSKVTWRLIPFLMILWILAWIDRVNIGFAKLQMLNDLKFSEAIYGLGAGIFFIGYFLFEVPSNLLLERIGARKTIARITILWGLTCVAMMFVTTPTQFYVLRFLLGVFEAGFYPGVILYLTYWYPTERRAKAFGLFMSASALAGVLGGPLAGTIMTQLNGANGWAGWQWVFLIEGIPSVIAGIVTLFYMTDKPEKASWLTENEKNLILADLERDRAALGPREHKIMKSLRDPRVWHFIAIYFCIILANSTLTFWGPTVVREVGFTSPASVGWIMAVAYLCGAAGMILIGRSSDRYREARLHCGFAALLGGVSMAVLGFLLPLGSTLSLVALTLAIIGTMSAIPVFWQMPNQVLSGSAAAAGVALINSVANLAGFGAPFAMGVIKDATGLMSPGFWLVALFEAATLFLIVKFIPAFNKAGSK; encoded by the coding sequence ATGTCGACAGCCGTCACTCACGGAGCAGACATCTCCGAGGGCAGATCATCGCAGCAATTGGATGCCGCTTTCAGCAAAGTCACCTGGCGCCTCATTCCATTCCTGATGATCCTTTGGATCCTGGCCTGGATCGATCGGGTCAATATCGGCTTCGCCAAGCTGCAGATGCTGAATGACCTCAAGTTCAGCGAAGCGATCTACGGCCTGGGTGCCGGCATCTTCTTCATCGGCTATTTCCTGTTCGAGGTCCCGAGCAACCTGCTCCTGGAACGGATCGGCGCACGCAAGACCATCGCGCGCATCACCATTCTGTGGGGTCTCACCTGCGTCGCGATGATGTTCGTGACGACACCGACGCAGTTCTATGTCCTGCGCTTCCTGCTCGGCGTCTTCGAGGCCGGCTTCTATCCGGGCGTCATCCTGTACCTGACCTATTGGTATCCGACGGAGCGGCGCGCCAAGGCCTTCGGCCTGTTCATGTCCGCCTCGGCTCTGGCCGGCGTGCTCGGCGGGCCGCTGGCTGGCACGATCATGACGCAGCTCAACGGCGCCAATGGCTGGGCCGGCTGGCAATGGGTCTTCCTGATCGAGGGCATTCCTTCGGTGATCGCCGGTATCGTCACCCTGTTCTACATGACCGACAAGCCCGAGAAGGCGAGCTGGCTCACCGAGAACGAGAAGAACCTGATCCTCGCCGATCTGGAGCGTGACCGCGCCGCGCTCGGCCCGCGTGAGCACAAGATCATGAAGTCGCTGCGCGATCCCCGCGTCTGGCACTTCATCGCGATCTACTTCTGCATCATCCTCGCGAACTCGACCCTGACGTTCTGGGGCCCGACCGTGGTGCGCGAAGTCGGTTTCACCAGCCCGGCCTCCGTCGGCTGGATCATGGCGGTGGCCTATCTGTGCGGCGCGGCGGGCATGATCCTGATCGGCCGGAGCTCGGACCGCTATCGGGAGGCTCGCCTTCACTGCGGCTTCGCCGCCCTGCTGGGAGGCGTCTCCATGGCGGTGCTCGGCTTCCTGCTGCCGCTCGGCTCCACCTTGTCCCTGGTTGCGTTGACGCTCGCCATCATCGGCACGATGAGCGCCATCCCGGTGTTCTGGCAGATGCCCAACCAGGTCCTCTCGGGTTCGGCTGCCGCCGCCGGCGTCGCCCTGATCAACTCGGTGGCGAATCTCGCCGGGTTCGGGGCGCCCTTCGCGATGGGCGTGATCAAGGATGCCACGGGGCTGATGTCGCCCGGGTTCTGGCTGGTCGCCCTGTTCGAAGCGGCCACCCTGTTCCTGATCGTCAAGTTCATTCCGGCATTCAACAAGGCCGGCAGCAAATAA
- the blc gene encoding Outer membrane lipoprotein Blc, whose protein sequence is MTRIACLILFGSALSLAGCSPSELRQNGNTNVPQPAKPVELNRYLGKWFEQGRYEASFQRGCEGVTAEYTLNPDGDVRVVNTCHEGFPDGPARSAEASAKVAEGSNGAKLKVTFFWPFEADYWVLDRANDYSWSIVGEPSGRYLWLLTRNPKLSAGQYEALVKKAALLGYDTSLLRKTKH, encoded by the coding sequence ATGACGCGCATCGCCTGCCTCATTCTATTCGGCTCGGCTCTTTCTCTGGCTGGTTGCAGTCCTTCGGAACTCAGGCAGAACGGCAACACGAACGTTCCGCAACCGGCCAAACCCGTCGAGCTCAATCGCTATCTTGGCAAATGGTTCGAACAGGGCCGTTACGAAGCGAGTTTCCAGCGGGGTTGCGAGGGGGTGACCGCCGAATACACGTTAAACCCTGATGGCGATGTCAGAGTGGTGAATACTTGCCACGAAGGATTTCCAGACGGGCCTGCGCGATCTGCCGAGGCCAGCGCGAAGGTCGCGGAGGGATCGAATGGCGCCAAGCTCAAGGTCACCTTCTTCTGGCCTTTCGAGGCCGACTATTGGGTACTCGACCGCGCGAACGACTATTCCTGGTCAATCGTGGGAGAGCCTTCTGGCCGCTATCTCTGGCTGTTAACGCGGAACCCGAAGCTCAGCGCTGGGCAGTACGAGGCGCTGGTCAAGAAGGCAGCGTTGCTCGGCTACGACACCAGCTTGCTTCGGAAGACGAAGCACTGA
- a CDS encoding conserved hypothetical protein (Evidence 4 : Unknown function but conserved in other organisms) encodes MNAAKAEPAIFDAAAAHPEEIRSEFDLRVGKHVTLQGKIRITPAGLICSGLAVAMMGFGLGYLARSASRRGW; translated from the coding sequence ATGAACGCTGCCAAGGCCGAACCTGCAATCTTCGATGCGGCTGCCGCGCATCCTGAAGAGATCCGCTCGGAGTTCGACCTGCGCGTCGGGAAGCATGTCACCCTTCAAGGCAAGATCCGGATCACGCCCGCCGGGTTGATCTGCTCGGGGCTCGCCGTTGCCATGATGGGGTTCGGCTTGGGCTATCTCGCGCGGTCTGCGTCCCGTCGTGGTTGGTGA
- a CDS encoding conserved membrane hypothetical protein (Evidence 4 : Unknown function but conserved in other organisms), protein MVEALIRSVLGNLTVLMFPVAFVMAALVRRSASYETRLLDWMLLLFVGVGSVWSGLFHVFFPSIASKSIGWAPSPFETEIGIADIAMGITGIVAFWRPLQFKGAIILYVVVFFTGVAINHVYDALTARNLAANNFGLLLICTIASIFLLPWLYFRAQPTGRVQ, encoded by the coding sequence ATGGTCGAAGCACTGATCCGGTCCGTTCTGGGTAATTTGACGGTGCTGATGTTCCCGGTGGCTTTTGTGATGGCGGCTCTCGTCAGGCGATCCGCTTCCTATGAGACGAGGTTGCTGGACTGGATGCTTCTGCTCTTCGTCGGGGTCGGGAGTGTCTGGTCCGGCTTGTTTCACGTTTTCTTCCCGTCGATCGCCTCAAAGTCGATCGGTTGGGCGCCGAGCCCGTTCGAGACGGAGATCGGCATTGCCGACATCGCGATGGGCATCACGGGGATCGTAGCCTTCTGGCGCCCGCTCCAGTTCAAAGGCGCAATCATCCTTTATGTGGTCGTCTTCTTCACCGGCGTGGCGATCAACCACGTCTATGACGCGTTGACGGCCCGGAACCTTGCAGCCAACAATTTCGGCTTGCTGCTGATCTGCACGATTGCGAGCATCTTCCTGTTGCCTTGGCTGTATTTCAGGGCTCAGCCGACCGGGAGAGTGCAATGA
- a CDS encoding Metallophosphoesterase produces MRIAVLADIHANREALDAVREAVAAEAPDAIVIAGDIVGYGPDPAYAVDVVADYAAGGARVVLGNHDQAVLEEDRGMNRVARDAIRWTRDQLSTEHRAFLAGLPLAVAEEDRLYVHASADEPGRWRYVHDAQAAAPSFDATGARLIVCGHTHVPAVFYARAGRPPVAFRPLDDQPAPLLATRRHLVVAGSVGQPRDRNPAACFALIDFERQCVSMRRVPYDAETTARKVLAAGLPPALATRLVSGR; encoded by the coding sequence ATGCGCATTGCCGTGCTCGCCGACATCCATGCAAATCGTGAAGCACTCGACGCCGTGCGCGAGGCTGTCGCGGCGGAGGCGCCGGACGCGATCGTCATCGCCGGCGATATCGTCGGCTACGGGCCGGATCCGGCCTATGCGGTGGATGTCGTGGCGGACTACGCCGCAGGCGGCGCACGGGTCGTTCTCGGCAACCACGATCAGGCTGTCCTGGAGGAGGATCGCGGCATGAACCGGGTCGCCCGAGACGCGATCCGCTGGACGCGCGACCAGCTTTCGACAGAACACCGTGCCTTCCTCGCCGGGCTGCCTCTGGCGGTCGCGGAGGAAGATCGCCTCTATGTCCATGCGAGCGCCGACGAGCCCGGCCGCTGGCGCTACGTTCACGACGCGCAGGCAGCAGCACCCTCCTTCGATGCCACCGGGGCACGGCTCATCGTCTGTGGCCACACCCATGTCCCCGCCGTCTTCTATGCGCGCGCAGGCCGCCCGCCCGTCGCGTTTCGCCCGCTCGACGACCAGCCCGCCCCTCTGCTCGCGACACGCCGGCATCTCGTCGTCGCAGGCTCCGTCGGCCAGCCGCGCGACAGGAACCCGGCCGCCTGCTTCGCGCTCATCGATTTCGAGCGGCAGTGCGTCAGCATGCGGCGCGTGCCCTACGATGCCGAGACGACCGCTCGCAAGGTGCTGGCGGCGGGGCTGCCGCCGGCTCTCGCCACGCGGCTCGTTTCCGGGCGGTGA